A window of Desulfobulbus oralis genomic DNA:
GCACACCTAGTTTTTCTGTCGCAGCCATATTGGCAGGCAAGGCTGCAGCGCTGGAGCAGGTGGAAAAGGCGATCAGAAGAGGCTGGGTCATAATTTTAAGATATGAAACAAAAGAGATGCGCCCCACGTATTTCAGTACTGGAAAATACACGATGCAGACATGGGTCAGTGCGGCAAGGTACATAATCCCAATCAGCTTGATCAGAGGGAGAAGGACCTGCAGTCCGCTTTTTCCAACAGTGTAGGCGATGAGTGCGCAAACGCCATACGGGGCCAAACGCATGACTGCCGCAGTAATGCGAATCATGACCTCGTTGCCTGTCTGAAAAATATTGAGCAGGGGCTTTCCCGCTTCTCCCATACTGGAAAGAGCGAACCCGAAAAAAATAGCAAAAAAGATGAGTTGCAGCAAATTGCCTTCCGCTAATGCCTGGACGGGGTTGAGTGGAATGATGTTCAGGAACGTCTGGACGATTCCGGGCGGGCTGACTTCCTTGGCCTGAAGAGCTTCGGTGCTCAGGTTGAGATCCATACCTGGGTGGAAAATATTGGCAAAGACAAGCCCAATGCCTACCGCAATGGCGGTAGTTCCCAGATAATAGCAAGCTATCTTTATGGAGATACGCCCCAGTCTGCTCAAGTCACCCATGCTGGCGGCACCAGCAACCAGAGAAATAAAGACAAGAGGGACGACAATCATGCGGATCAAACGGATAAAGGCATCACCCAGTGGCTTAATCCAGGAAATGTCCCAGCCGCCGAATTGAAAAATCAATCCCAGAATCGCGCCCAGAGCAAAGCCGATTCCCATTTGTGCCGGAAGACCGAGTGCATGAGCTTTCATGTCAATCTCCTTTATTTGGAGTTGCAGGTATGGATGTCAGATGGTCTGTTGAGCCTCACGAACGATGTGCTCTGCCAGGATTTGGGCAGCGTCCAAGATGGGAACCGATGCCTCCAATCGCCCAGAAACAACAGATAGTTCCGTACAGGCCACAAGAATAATTTCAGCGCCTGCTTCCATGAGGCTGTTTATCGCTTCTCGCAGTACTGTGAATACCTCCTCATCGTATTGTCCGGTCTTGATCGTCCGGATGGTTGACATGACGCGTTTTTGTATGAGAGCGGGGGGTGCAAGAGCTTCCACTCCATGAGCTGAAAATATTTGCCCATAAAGATTCAAATTTAAAACTGCCGTAGCGGCAAGCAGGCCTACCCGCCGCAGATGCGGCTTTCGGCGCATGCTCTCTTCTACTGAAAGAGAGAGAATGTTGAGAACCGGAATGGATACCGCCGATTGTATCTCCTTGTGATAGTAGTGAGCCGTATTGCAGGGCATGGCCAAGAAATCTGCTCCCCAGAACTCGAGTTTACGGGCCATATTTTTTAGGCAGGGACCAGGGCTTTCCCCCGTTTTTTCGAGGAGAGCCCGGATGCGCGAGGGAACTTGCGGGTTGTTGTCCACAAGCATGTGAATATGATCTTGGTCGTCCTGCGCAGGAGTGGCACGGAGGACACGTTGCATCAAATCTACGGTGGCCTCTGGCCCCATGCCACCAAGAATGCCAACTATTTTCTTTTTCATTGGCAACTCCTTAAAAAAATCCCGAAATGCCATATGGCATTTCGGGATTGCATTTTTATCCAGGGAGATTCTCCTGCCCCAAAAGAACTTTCTGGTATGCATAAAGAGCTGGAGAACCGCCGGTATGGACAAACAGCAGATTCTCTTCCTTTTTAAAATAGCCATTCCGGCACAAATCAATGAGCCCTGCCATCGCCTTGCCCGTGTACACCGGATCAAGCAGAATGCCTTCGGTCTTAGCCATGAGGTTCACTGCTTCCACCATTTTCGCGTTGGGGACAGAATACTGCGGTCGCCAGTAATCGCCGAAGGTGACCACAGAATCTTTCTCAATCTCCTGACGAATACCGAGACGTTTGGCTGTTTCCACTGCTACCCTATGCACCAGTGGATCCTGATCTTGAGGATCGCGACTGACCCCAATACCTACAATGGGAATGTTCATGTTGCATCCGAGAAAACCTGTCAGCAAACCGGCATGGGTTCCGGCGGAACCGGATGCGACGCAGACCCGATGGATTTCTATACCCATCTGAAAAAGCTGGTCTTGGATTTCCTGGGCGCAGGCCACATAACCCGTAGCACCAATGGCGTTGGAGCCTCCGCCGGGAATGACATAGCCTTTTCGTCCTTCAGTCTCAAGTTCCTTCGCAACGGAATTCATGGCGGCCATCATGTCACTGCCTGCAGGTACTACTATAATTTTTTCAACACCCAGAAGCTGAAAGAGAAAGTTGTTTCCCGATGCCTCGGGATTGTAGGAACCCGGCACGCGTTCTTCCAGTACCAGCCGACATTTCAATCCTTCTTTGACTGCAGCGGACAATGTGAGCCGACAGTGATTGGATTGCACCGCTCCGCAAGTGATAAGGGTATCGGCCTTCTGTGCCAGTGCATCGGCCACGAGAAATTCCAGTTTTCTGGTTTTATTCCCTCCCGAGGTCAAACCTAATAGGTCGTCACGTTTGATGTAAATTTGCGGCCCTCCCACAGCCTCAGTGAAGCGGGGGAGAAATTCCAAAGGAGTTGGACCAATGGTGTAACGGCGACGGGGAAATTTTGCGAGATTCATGGATACCTCCAGTGATTGAATTAATATGCGAGTATTGCCTCGATCTCCAAGGCTGCATTTTTAGGAAGACCTGCCACTTGCACTGTGGACCTTGCAGGTAGGGTCGCGCCGAAGTAATGTGAATATACGGCATTCATACTGGGAAAATCCGCCATATCGGTCAGAAAAACGGTGACTTTTACCGCCTGCTTTAGGCTAAGCCCGGCAGCGGAGGCGATGGCCGAAAGATTTTTTAGGCACTGATGGGTTTGAGCCGAAACATCTCCGGGAATAAGAGTTCCTGTGCCAGGATCCACTGGTAGCTGGCCTGAAATAAAGAGGAGGGATTCAGTACATACCGCTTGAGCATATGGACCAATCGCAAGCGGCGCTGTATCGGTAGAAATCAATTTGGGCATTCTTTCTCCTTATTTTTATTAAATTTTATGTTTATACGCATTGTTGTCTCACAAGATTTAAACAGTAAAATATATTCGCAACAACACCATGATTTACTTTACAAGAGCTGGAGGACAACGATAAATCTTCTTTTTCGACCAGATATTCAGAAGTCATGTTACCTATTGATGATTAAGCCGTAAATATTAATATATAAAAAGTCTAAAATTACTGTATAATCAAAATTCTATAAATTGGTTTATATAATAACTAAAGTTTATACACTATATACGCTGTATATCTTCCTCTGTTTGTATTATTTTTAAATAATTATAAATAGTATATTTAGATATACCCATAAGTGATGCTATATGGTCAATACCTCCTTTTATTTTAAATACTCCATTTTTTTCAAGCTCCTTAACCAGTTTTATTTTTTCAATGCGATTCATAGTTGCAGATTCTTTTCCTATTTTTGATTCTGCTTGTTTAAATATTGATTCGATAGATTCTGTTATTAATTCTACAAATGTTTCATTTTTTTCTTGGGAATCTGTATCTTTATATACATTTGTAAATATTTCTAATGCATGGGAAGCATTTTTATAATCTGTGGTATCAAAATTTATACAAAGGACTCCAATAATTTTATCTTCTTTATCCCTTAAAAAAACTGTACTCGATTTTAACGTTCTTCCATCACGGCTAATTGTTTTATAGTTATAACGATTTTTGACGTTTTTACCCTCCTTATGCAGTGCCTTTATCACAAGATCTGTCACAGCATCCCCAACTTTGCGCCCGGTAACATTGCCACTTATATGCCGTATGGATTGTGATGGCTCTGCCAGGTCGTGGAGAACAACCTCCAGATTTTTGGGAAACATGGCGCATAGCGCTTCAGCGACATCCTCTAACGTTTTGAAGACAGCTTCTTGTTCTTGCATGGTTTATTTTTTATCCCTCACTTTTGTTGAATCAATAATTCAAAATTTCGTTTAACATGTCAACAAATTTTTGAAAACTATTCAAAATAAATTTTTCTTTGCGGGAGATCCTCATTGTAACTGCCTGTTTATAAGGGCAAAAAAAGGTTATCAGCCCGTTAAGGAAAGGTTAATTTCCGAAGGGGCTGCAAAGAGCCATTGTGCCCGCGCGTGTCAGTGTTCCATCTTGAGGGGGGGAGATTCTCATTCCAAACGCACCACATGGTAGGGGCATGAAGAGGTAAAGGGCCAGGGCGGGATTCTGGCGGACTTGGCAGTAGCAACAGCCAAGCAGCCAGAAGGAGGCCGCCATGTCCCACAGCCATCTTACTCTGGAAGAACGCATCAGTATCGCGAAGTATTTGTGTCCATGGGTATGATCCCGGGAATGCACCGCAACAACTCCAAATCCGGCTATCGTACCCGGACTGCTGATCACAGTACCCGGAAAAGACGAGCAATGCCGCGCCATTTCCGCTGCATGAGCCAGCCCGAACAGGTTGCCTGGGTAGATGAGCAACCGTGCGGCCACTGCTCGCCCGAACAGATTGCACGCCGTATGCGCCTGGACTGGCCTGAGGATGAAAGCATGCACATCAGCATGGAGACCATATGCCGCCAGTTGCGTTGCGCTCATCGGCGATCGGCGCAGCAGACGACAAAGCGGGTATGACCCCGGGGCAGCCACCTGTTTCCCGGGCTTAGAGACATCGGCAAGCGACCGCAGCCTGCTGCCGAGAGGTATCGCTTTGGGGGAGTGAGTCGAATCTGGTTTGTGCCTCCAGGGGCAAGGCAACGCTGCTCAGTTGCAACGAACGCAAAGGCCGCTTTCTGCTGCTGGCCAAGGCCCAAAGCAAGACGGCCGCCGCCTCGGGCGAGGCGCTTGTTCCGCGTTTGTGCGAGATGCCACCAGGCCTGCGGCAGACTTTGACCCTTGATAACGGTTCGGAAATGGCCCAATTCAAAAAATTGGAGCAGGCAACTGGACTGTTCACGTACTTTTGCAGGCCGCATTCGCCTTGGCACCGCGGTGCCAACGAAAACGAGTGTAGCTTTCAGCTCTGTGCCTCGCGGCTTCCGTCATATTCTATCTCGATTAATGAGGCCTGACCTGGCTTTGTCATGAGGTTTTCAATGGGCTGGGTTCAGGTGCAGCATGATGGTTTGAAAAAGTCGATGCCCCTGCCTTTGCCTGCACAGTACCGGGCGACGTTGCTCTTTCGTGCTATCGAATGCCTGTCCACCACTGTGTCGTGGGCAGGGGGCGGTTCAAAACGACCGGCTCGCCGATTCTGGGCGTTGCCAGTTGATACGGCGCATTTTTGCTGGCCGCGCTCAGCCGGATCAGGGGCTCGTCCCAGGCGTGGTTGGCAATGCAGAAGCGGCCCATGTGGCTGGGAATCAGCACCCTGGCTTTGAGATCCAGGGCCGCGAGCGCGCTCTCCTCCGGCATCATGTGGATATAGGGCCAGTTTTTGTCGTACTGGCCGCACTCCAGAATGGCCGCATCGAATGCGCCGAATTGCCTGCCGATTTCGGCAAAGTGCGGACCATAGCCGGAATCGCCGCTGTAGAAGAGGCGTCTGTCGCCCGCTGTCAGGGCAAAGCTGCCCCAGAAGCTTTGCCTCTCGAAAAGGAAGCGCCGGGAATAGTGCCTGGCCGGCAGCAGGTACAGGGTCAACGCGTCGAGCCGGACCCTGTCGCCCCAGTCCAGCTCGCGGACAAGTGCCGGATCGAAACCCCAGGATTCGAAAGAGGCGCCCAGGCCCAGCGGGCAGGCCACAAGCCGGATTTTGTCTTTCAGGGCCATGACTGTCGCGTAATCCAGATGATCCCAGTGGTCATGGGAAATGAGCAGCATATCCAGCTCCGGCAGGTCTTCAGGCCGGCATATGCCGGTGCCGGCAAAGGCCTTTTCCAGGAAGGCGAAAGGCGCGGCATGGTCGCTCAGGACCGGATCGATCAGCAGGCGCCTGCCCCCAAGCTGCACATACCAGGAACTGTGCCCCAGCCAGAGGATGAGGTCATGGGGGGGCAGGGCGCGCAGATCGGTTTTGATGACCGGCAGGGGCCCGGCGGGCCGCAGCCTCTCGTGGCGGCCGAAATAAAAATCCCAGAGCACCGGCAGCGGGTTGACGGTCGGGGAGAACTGCGGGGTCGGCAGTTGATTCTGAAACTGACCATGCCGGTAGTGGGCCGAGGCCTGGACGCGCTCCAGCCGCGCGCCTCCGGGCCGCACGCCAAAGCGCGGATGGGAAAAGACGAGATGGGCGCCAAGCGCCAGACCCGCGCCCAGGGCCAGAATCCAGACCAGAGTGCTCATCGATCGATGCTCCGATTTTTACGCATGGTCTTTGTACAGGAGGCGGGGACAGGGAGAACAGAAACGGTGATAGCCACGAATGGCCGGGCAATACGGGGCGGATTGGCCGCCTGCCTCGGAGCGGCGCTTACAGCTGGAGCCCTTTGGCATCAGGCGTGCTCTGTCTGTGCCGTTTGAGGCCCTCCGACCCCTGCCGCTCAGGCCAGAGCCTTGCTCAGCGCCTCTGTCAGCGCAGTCTGCAGGGTCTGGCTCGCTGCCTCGTTGAGCGCGCCGTTTTCGTCGTAGGCAAAGACTTCGAGCGGTCGCGGCCGCTCCGGGCCGCTGCCGGTGTAAATCGCCACATCGGCGTAGAGTTCGGCATCCGGGTACTGTGCCGACACCCATGCCGAGATGATGCTGCCCTTCAGACCGGCCAGCGCTTCGGCCTGCCGTTCCAGTTCCTCCGGACTCGTGGCCTTGCCGAGGGGGGCGCCGGTGTAAACCACATCCGCGACCACAATCTTGACGATGCTCATGCCCGCTCCTTCCCGGGACTGTCGGGAAAAAAGGCGTAGAAGTGATGGACCGGGCCGTGCCCCTGGCCAAGCCGGTATGCAGCCCCGGCGCTCAGGGCGGCGCTGAGATAGGCCTTGCCCTGCCGCACCGCATCCTCCAGCGGCAGCCCTCTGGCCAGGCCGGAGGCAATGGCGGAGGACAGGGTGCAGCCGGTGCCATGATCGTTTTTGGTGGCAATGCGCCTGCCCGGAAAGCGCAGTGTCCTTTTGGTCTCGCCCAGAAACAGAACGTCGTCGCAATCCGCCCCCTCGAGGTGACCGCCCTTCAGGAGCACATTTGGGCAGCCCAGAGCAGCCAGTTCCTGGGCCGCACCCGCCATGTCCTCCGCCCCTATCGGACGGGCCAGCAGTTTTTCCGCCTCCGGCAGGTTGGGCGTCATCAGGGTGGCCAGCGGTATGAGCGCCTCCCTGAGCGCGGTCACCGCGTCATTTTCCAACAGGGAATCGCCGCTCTGCGCCACCATGACCGGGTCGAGCACGAGCGGCGTGCCGCCCACACATTTTTGCAGACATTGGGCCACGGTGCGGATCAGGGACGAAGAGAAGAGCATGCCGATTTTGATGACATCCACACCCGGATCGGCAAGCACGGCTTCGATTTGGGCTCTCACCACGTCGGGGGGCACAGCGGCGATGGCCTGCACACCCAGGGTGTTTTGCGCCGTGACCGCGGTGATGGCGCTCATGCCGTAGCAGCCAAGGGCGGCAAAGGTTTTGAGGTCAGCCTGAATGCCCGCTCCGCCGCAACTGTCCGAACCGGCAATGGTGAGCGCGCGCACGTATGTTTTCGTCATGGCAAGGTTCCTTGTCTCTGGGGTAAAGGCCCGGCAAAGCGGGCCACGAAGTCCTCTGCCGCGCTGTCCGGCGCCGGGCAGCGCCGCATTCTGGCGGGGCCTGCCGCGTGCGCCGCAATGATAGCGGGGCACCGCTTCCCGGGCCTCTTTGCCAACGGGGCAAAGCGCCGGGCAAAGGCGGCCATTTTGACCGCCGGGCTTTGCGCCCCGGGAATCAGGATGAGCGCATCCCTGCCCGCATTGCAGAGTGCATTTTCCGACAAATCGTCTCCAGCATACCGAAAAGATGGCCTCATGCCTATCATTTGCTGGGCCTGAGGTTGTATAATACCCCCTGTTGACCGGAAATAAGCGCCCTTTTCCTTTGAGCCATACGATGAGTCAGGAACAGTATCTGCAGGAATTGCTCCGTTTTCTGGAGGCGTCGCCCACCGCCTTTCATGCCACGGCAACTGTGCAGGGGATCCTTGCCGAGCACGGTTTCACGAGGCTTTTCGAGCCGGATGACTGGGGCGAACTCGGCCCCGGCTCCTACTATGTCAGCAGAAACGATTCGAGCCTCATCGCCTTTGTGCTGGAGCACGGCACGTCTGGCTGCCGCAGCCTGCGCATGGCGGGCGCCCATACCGACAGTCCGGGCTTCCGGGTCAAGCCCCATGCCCTGCACTCGACCGGCGGCTATGTGCAGCTTGGCGTGGAGGTGTACGGCGGCGCGATGCTGTCCACCTGGTTTGACCGGGACTGCTCGCTGGCCGGCCGGGTCGTCTGGCAGGATGGGGAGGGCCGGGCGCAGGCAGGTCTTGTGGATTTTCAGCGGCCCCTGGTGGTGATGCCCAGTCTGGCCGTGCACCTGGATCCGGAAGCCAGGGGGCGGCATGCGATCAACCGCCAGACCGATTTGGCGCCCATCCTGATGCTGGGCGAGGAGCCGGATTTTGCCACCCTGCTTCTGGAGCAGTTGGCCCGGCAGCGTGGCGCTGCCAGGAGGCAGGTGGCCTCTGGCGAGGTGCTGGCCTTTGATCTTTTTCTCTACGATGCCCAGCCGCCGGACCAGATCGGTCTGAACGGCGAGTTCGTGTGTTCGGCCAGGCTCGACAATCTCCTGTCCTGCCATGCGCTGGCGCGGGCTCTGGCCGGCGCCGCCACGCGCGACAGCCTGATCGTGCTGAACGACCACGAGGAGGTGGGCAGCGCCACAGTCGCGGGTGCAGGGGGCACTTTTCTGCAGGACGTGTTGGCCCGGCTCTTTCCGCCCGCACAGATGCGGCGGATTTTGGCCGCTTCGCTCTTTGTGTCGGCCGACAACGCCCACGCGCTGCATCCGAACTTCATGGCCAGCTACGAGCCGGAGCACAGTCCCCGCATGCAGGCCGGGCCGGTCATCAAAACCAATGCGGGCCAGCGCTACGCCACCAGCGCCGCGACTGCCGCGCAGTTCGTCCTGCTCTGCCGCAGGGCCGGCGTCCCCTGTCAGGACTTTGTGATGCGAAACGACATGAGCTGCGGCTCCACCATCGGGCCCCTGGTGGCCTCGGGCCTGGGGGTGCCGGTGGTGGATGTGGGCGTGGCGCAACTGGCCATGCACTCGGTGCGGGAAATGGCGGCGTGGCGGGACGGCGCCTCTTTTCTGCAGGCCATGCAGGCCTTTTTCGGCGCGGACGAGGCGCTGCTGCGAGCTCCGCTGGTTGGTGTCTGAGGGAGGCAAACGGTGTCGACACAAAACAGCAACATGGCCCTGGGCGTGGACAGCGTGCGCTGGAATCTGCGCTTTCTCTATGAAAACGCCGGCCCGGCGCTGGAGGCGGATATGGCCCGCTGCCGGGAGGCGTCGCAGGCCCTGGCCGATCGCTATGCCGGCCGGGTGGCCAGGCTTACGGCCGCCGGATTGCTGGACCTTGTGCGTGGGCTGGAGGCCCTGGAAGAACGGCTGGGCCGGCTGGAATCCTATGCCTATCTGAATTTCATCACCCAGACCGAGGACGCGCCTGCCTCGGCGCTCATGCAGCAGATCGAGGCCCTCACTGCGGAACTGGGCCGGCAGACCGTGTTCTTTCGGGTCGAGTGGAACCAGTTGCCGGCCGAGACGGCCGAGCGGCTGCTGGCCGCTCCGGAACTCGCAGTGTACAGGCACTATCTGACGGTGCTCAGGAACAGGGCGCCCCACCAGCTTGGCCTGCAGGAAGAGCAGCTCCTGCAGGCGCTTGCGCCCGTGGGCCGGAGTGCCTGGAATACCCTCTTCGACAAGCTGATGAGCCAGTTGCGCTTCGGCCCGGACCAGCGCACCGAGGAAGAGGTGCTGGCCGGGCTCTATCGCCCAGAGCGCCCGCTGCGGCAACAGGCGGCCCTGGAACTGACCCGGGGACTGCAGGACAACCTGCACATCCTGACCCATATCTTCAATACGCTTGCGCAGGAAAAGGCCATCATGGACCGGCTCCGGCGCTACCCCCACTGGGACAGCGCCATCAACCTGCACAATGAACTGAAGCCGGAGACCGTGAGCACCCTGCTCGACACCGTGACCTCTGGCTATGGCATCGTGCAGCGCTACTACAGGATGAAGCGGGAACTGCTGGGTCTGGACGAGCTGTTCGACTATGACCGTTATGCTCCCCTGCCCGGAGCGGAGGGAGAAAAAGCCCTGTCCTGGCCGGAATGCCGGAGCGTGGTGCTGGAGGCCTTTGCCGCCTTTTCGCCCGAAATGGCGGAGATGGCGGATGGCTTTTTCAGGGAGCGGCGCCTGCATGCCCCGGTTCTGCCGGGCAAGGCCAGCGGCGCCTTCGCCCACCCGACCGTGCCTTCGGCCAGACCCTATGTGCTCCTGAACTACACCGGCAGGCGGGAGGATGTCTTTACCCTGGCGCACGAGCTGGGCCACGGCGTGCATCAGACGCTGGCCGCGCGGCAGGGCCTGTACAACAGCGACACCCCGCTGGTACTGGCCGAGACCGCTTCGGTTTTTGCGGAAATGCTGGTCTTCAGGGCCATGCTGAAGCGGGAGCGGTCGGCGACCCGGCGCTGTGCGCTTGTCGCAGGCAAGCTGGAATCCATCTTTGCCACGGTGTTCCGGCAGGTGGCCATGAACCGTTTCGAGGCGGCCATGCACGAGGGCCGGAGTCGGGGCGAGCTGTCCGCGGAGCGGCTCTCCGCCCTCTGGCTGGACACGCAAGGGGCCATGTTTGCGGATTCGGTGACCCTGACCGACAATTATCGCCTTTGGTGGGCCTATATCCCCCATTTTCTGGCCACGCCGGGCTATGTCTACGCCTATGCCTTTGGCGAGCTGCTGGTGCTGGCGCTGTACGCCCGCTACGAGCAGGAGGGCTGGGCCTTTGTGCCGGCCTATCTGCGGCTTTTGGCCGCGGGTGGCAGCCGTGACCCCTATGCCCTGCTCGCGCCTTTTGGCATTGATCTGGATGATCCGGCCTTCTGGCAGGGCGGGCTGGAGCTGATTCGGGCGCTGCTGGCCGAGGCGGAGGAGGCGAGCGCCGTGCAAGGTCGGGACTAGCCGGGGCATGGCCAGGAGCGCCGGTAGCGGCAAAAGGAGGGCCCACGGTGCTTTTTCTTTGATTTTTTTCTTTTTTTCTGGATGATTGAAGGAGCTTAGGCGATAAAACGTCTTCCCCCGGGAGGGGAACATGGTCCGCGCACAGCGGCAGGGCGTGCGCGTTTCGGTTGAATGGTAAAACATGGGGCAGCCTTTGGGCGCGGCATTGAACAGGGCATTGGCTCGGTCTCGGGCAAGAGCGGTTCTTCAGCTTCGCCCCTGCCCCCATTGAAAAGACTATGACAACAGCAAAGCAGACAATTGATGGCTTTTCCCTGGAAAATATCCTCCAGATATTCAACATGGAGAGCAAATCGCAGACCCTGCAGGTGACCAGAGAGGACCAGACCGGGTATCTGGATGTGGAGCAGGGCGAGCTGATCCATGCGAGCCTGGGCAG
This region includes:
- a CDS encoding dicarboxylate/amino acid:cation symporter, producing MKAHALGLPAQMGIGFALGAILGLIFQFGGWDISWIKPLGDAFIRLIRMIVVPLVFISLVAGAASMGDLSRLGRISIKIACYYLGTTAIAVGIGLVFANIFHPGMDLNLSTEALQAKEVSPPGIVQTFLNIIPLNPVQALAEGNLLQLIFFAIFFGFALSSMGEAGKPLLNIFQTGNEVMIRITAAVMRLAPYGVCALIAYTVGKSGLQVLLPLIKLIGIMYLAALTHVCIVYFPVLKYVGRISFVSYLKIMTQPLLIAFSTCSSAAALPANMAATEKLGVPREISSFTIPLGTTVNMDGAAIYLGLATVFVAQIYGIDLSFSAQLTVLLIALLASIGSVGVPAAALVVISMVFAQVHLPMEGIALVAGVDRILDMARTTLNVMGDAVGAVVVTKLENENAKR
- a CDS encoding aspartate/glutamate racemase family protein; protein product: MKKKIVGILGGMGPEATVDLMQRVLRATPAQDDQDHIHMLVDNNPQVPSRIRALLEKTGESPGPCLKNMARKLEFWGADFLAMPCNTAHYYHKEIQSAVSIPVLNILSLSVEESMRRKPHLRRVGLLAATAVLNLNLYGQIFSAHGVEALAPPALIQKRVMSTIRTIKTGQYDEEVFTVLREAINSLMEAGAEIILVACTELSVVSGRLEASVPILDAAQILAEHIVREAQQTI
- a CDS encoding D-cysteine desulfhydrase, translating into MNLAKFPRRRYTIGPTPLEFLPRFTEAVGGPQIYIKRDDLLGLTSGGNKTRKLEFLVADALAQKADTLITCGAVQSNHCRLTLSAAVKEGLKCRLVLEERVPGSYNPEASGNNFLFQLLGVEKIIVVPAGSDMMAAMNSVAKELETEGRKGYVIPGGGSNAIGATGYVACAQEIQDQLFQMGIEIHRVCVASGSAGTHAGLLTGFLGCNMNIPIVGIGVSRDPQDQDPLVHRVAVETAKRLGIRQEIEKDSVVTFGDYWRPQYSVPNAKMVEAVNLMAKTEGILLDPVYTGKAMAGLIDLCRNGYFKKEENLLFVHTGGSPALYAYQKVLLGQENLPG
- a CDS encoding RidA family protein; the protein is MPKLISTDTAPLAIGPYAQAVCTESLLFISGQLPVDPGTGTLIPGDVSAQTHQCLKNLSAIASAAGLSLKQAVKVTVFLTDMADFPSMNAVYSHYFGATLPARSTVQVAGLPKNAALEIEAILAY
- a CDS encoding helix-turn-helix transcriptional regulator, translated to MQEQEAVFKTLEDVAEALCAMFPKNLEVVLHDLAEPSQSIRHISGNVTGRKVGDAVTDLVIKALHKEGKNVKNRYNYKTISRDGRTLKSSTVFLRDKEDKIIGVLCINFDTTDYKNASHALEIFTNVYKDTDSQEKNETFVELITESIESIFKQAESKIGKESATMNRIEKIKLVKELEKNGVFKIKGGIDHIASLMGISKYTIYNYLKIIQTEEDIQRI
- a CDS encoding IS30 family transposase, with the translated sequence MVCASRGKATLLSCNERKGRFLLLAKAQSKTAAASGEALVPRLCEMPPGLRQTLTLDNGSEMAQFKKLEQATGLFTYFCRPHSPWHRGANENECSFQLCASRLPSYSISINEA
- a CDS encoding MBL fold metallo-hydrolase; translation: MSTLVWILALGAGLALGAHLVFSHPRFGVRPGGARLERVQASAHYRHGQFQNQLPTPQFSPTVNPLPVLWDFYFGRHERLRPAGPLPVIKTDLRALPPHDLILWLGHSSWYVQLGGRRLLIDPVLSDHAAPFAFLEKAFAGTGICRPEDLPELDMLLISHDHWDHLDYATVMALKDKIRLVACPLGLGASFESWGFDPALVRELDWGDRVRLDALTLYLLPARHYSRRFLFERQSFWGSFALTAGDRRLFYSGDSGYGPHFAEIGRQFGAFDAAILECGQYDKNWPYIHMMPEESALAALDLKARVLIPSHMGRFCIANHAWDEPLIRLSAASKNAPYQLATPRIGEPVVLNRPLPTTQWWTGIR
- the thiD gene encoding bifunctional hydroxymethylpyrimidine kinase/phosphomethylpyrimidine kinase: MTKTYVRALTIAGSDSCGGAGIQADLKTFAALGCYGMSAITAVTAQNTLGVQAIAAVPPDVVRAQIEAVLADPGVDVIKIGMLFSSSLIRTVAQCLQKCVGGTPLVLDPVMVAQSGDSLLENDAVTALREALIPLATLMTPNLPEAEKLLARPIGAEDMAGAAQELAALGCPNVLLKGGHLEGADCDDVLFLGETKRTLRFPGRRIATKNDHGTGCTLSSAIASGLARGLPLEDAVRQGKAYLSAALSAGAAYRLGQGHGPVHHFYAFFPDSPGKERA
- a CDS encoding M18 family aminopeptidase, with the translated sequence MSQEQYLQELLRFLEASPTAFHATATVQGILAEHGFTRLFEPDDWGELGPGSYYVSRNDSSLIAFVLEHGTSGCRSLRMAGAHTDSPGFRVKPHALHSTGGYVQLGVEVYGGAMLSTWFDRDCSLAGRVVWQDGEGRAQAGLVDFQRPLVVMPSLAVHLDPEARGRHAINRQTDLAPILMLGEEPDFATLLLEQLARQRGAARRQVASGEVLAFDLFLYDAQPPDQIGLNGEFVCSARLDNLLSCHALARALAGAATRDSLIVLNDHEEVGSATVAGAGGTFLQDVLARLFPPAQMRRILAASLFVSADNAHALHPNFMASYEPEHSPRMQAGPVIKTNAGQRYATSAATAAQFVLLCRRAGVPCQDFVMRNDMSCGSTIGPLVASGLGVPVVDVGVAQLAMHSVREMAAWRDGASFLQAMQAFFGADEALLRAPLVGV
- a CDS encoding M3 family oligoendopeptidase, whose protein sequence is MSTQNSNMALGVDSVRWNLRFLYENAGPALEADMARCREASQALADRYAGRVARLTAAGLLDLVRGLEALEERLGRLESYAYLNFITQTEDAPASALMQQIEALTAELGRQTVFFRVEWNQLPAETAERLLAAPELAVYRHYLTVLRNRAPHQLGLQEEQLLQALAPVGRSAWNTLFDKLMSQLRFGPDQRTEEEVLAGLYRPERPLRQQAALELTRGLQDNLHILTHIFNTLAQEKAIMDRLRRYPHWDSAINLHNELKPETVSTLLDTVTSGYGIVQRYYRMKRELLGLDELFDYDRYAPLPGAEGEKALSWPECRSVVLEAFAAFSPEMAEMADGFFRERRLHAPVLPGKASGAFAHPTVPSARPYVLLNYTGRREDVFTLAHELGHGVHQTLAARQGLYNSDTPLVLAETASVFAEMLVFRAMLKRERSATRRCALVAGKLESIFATVFRQVAMNRFEAAMHEGRSRGELSAERLSALWLDTQGAMFADSVTLTDNYRLWWAYIPHFLATPGYVYAYAFGELLVLALYARYEQEGWAFVPAYLRLLAAGGSRDPYALLAPFGIDLDDPAFWQGGLELIRALLAEAEEASAVQGRD